A single region of the Salvia miltiorrhiza cultivar Shanhuang (shh) chromosome 8, IMPLAD_Smil_shh, whole genome shotgun sequence genome encodes:
- the LOC130996887 gene encoding uncharacterized protein LOC130996887 yields MGCRGCQRRRRGIKLVSNSLVLEAAAAPDRALAKKYQREDPTTRRICICKNASSGLAAPAEDSTFRAAGASRIESSYIVGLRDLDMKHVKDFIFIHISHMWMTLKFSSTSSWRIKLMGVDALFFNRECSQKLSYEDYY; encoded by the exons ATGGGATGTCGAGGAtgtcaaagaagaagaagaggaataA AGCTTGTGTCTAATAGTTTGGTTTTAGAAGCTGCCGCCGCGCCAGATCGTGCCTTAGCCAAAAAATACCAGAGAGAGGACCCAACTACTCGTCGTATTTGTATTTGCAAGAAT GCTAGCTCTGGATTAGCTGCACCTGCGGAGGACAGTACTTTCAGGGCAGCTGGTGCATCCCGAATTGAATCGTCGTATATTGTTGGCTTACGAGATCTTGATATGAAACACGTTAAAGATTTCATCTTCATACACA TATCTCATATGTGGATGACACTGAAGTTTTCAAG TACTAGTTCTTGGCGGATCAAGTTGATGGGAGTCGATGCACTGTTTTTCAATCGAGAATGCAGCCAAAAACTGAGTTATGAGGACTACTACTAA